One window from the genome of Eleginops maclovinus isolate JMC-PN-2008 ecotype Puerto Natales chromosome 15, JC_Emac_rtc_rv5, whole genome shotgun sequence encodes:
- the rsph3 gene encoding radial spoke head protein 3 homolog codes for MAFVSPSKRDQNGSYTFSSRPRPVEDRSKYRESPSEQTQSNYGNIMYDRRVVRGNTYAQQIIPATAQPDPAEIQRQQEIRRRATAAKRAREQFRTRTPEALQGRKHIDVQTDLYLEELSDVVVATDIECQTDAFLDKPATPLFIPAKSGKDVETQIEEGELFDFDREVQAVLEVLVGKTVEQSLEEVMEEEELACLRAQQRAFRELRNNELEEVLRLKEQERRRSKEKERRVAQQKEVLKKEREVAEKIAARAFTQQYLADLLPAVFTSLRSHGYFYDPVKKDIETNFFPWLMAEVNNSLKKRYTARALLDTIIDDVAWKRQEAFRDTQ; via the exons ATGGCTTTTGTGTCACCCAGCAAGAGGGATCAAAACGGAAGTTACACCTTCTCCAGTCGGCCCAGACCTGTGGAGGACCGATCCAAGTACAGAGAGAGTCCGTCCGAACA GACCCAGAGTAATTATGGAAACATTATGTATGACCGCCGTGTTGTCAGAGGAAACACTTACGCCCAACAAATCATACCAGCT ACAGCTCAGCCAGACCCTGCAGAAatacagagacaacaggagatcAGGAGGAGAGCCACTGCTGCAAAACGAGCCAGAGAGCAGTTCAGAACCAGGACCCCTGAAGCCTTGCAGGGCAGAAAACACATTGATGTTCAAACAG ACCTTTATCTGGAAGAATTAAGTGATGTTGTAGTGGCTACAGATATCGAGTGCCAGACTGATGCTTTCCTGGACAAACCAGCAACCCCGCTCTTCATACCTGCCAAATCTGGAAAAGATGTTGAAACCCAGATAGAGGAGGGAGAG TTGTTTGACTTCGACAGGGAGGTGCAGGCGGTGCTGGAGGTCCTGGTGGGTAAGACAGTGGAGCAGTCCCTGGAGGAAGtgatggaagaggaggagctggcgTGTCTGCGGGCCCAGCAGAGGGCATTCAGAGAGCTCAGAAACAACGAGCTGGAGGAGGTACTGAGGCTTAAGGAGCAGGAGAGGCGCCGCAGTAAAGAGAAG GAGCGTAGAGTTGCCCAGCAGAAGGAGGTGCTGAAGAAAGAACGAGAGGTTGCAGAGAAGATTGCTGCGCGGGCGTTCACCCAGCAGTACCTGGCTGACCTCCTCCCCGCAGTCTTCACCTCCCTGAGAAGCCACGGCTACTTCTATGACCCCGTGAAGAAAG ATATTGAAACTAATTTCTTCCCCTGGCTAATGGCTGAGGTTAACAACAGTTTGAAGAAAAGATACACGGCAAGAGCGCTGCTGGACA CAATCATCGATGATGTCGCTTGGAAGAGACAGGAGGCGTTCAGAGACACACAGTGA